In Acidovorax sp. GBBC 1281, a single window of DNA contains:
- a CDS encoding VanZ family protein, with product MHKTSAWPLALIYAALVVFASLFPFDGWREQGISPWVFLTARIPPPYWTWFDVNINIAGYAPFGFLLALALLRTGWPRSAVPVAALAGALLSMLMEFLQIYLPRRVPSNMDLMLNALGTLGGALLAALLERLGALARWSRLRARWFVADASGALALLALWPVALLFPAAVPFGLGQMWERLEIALEDLLADTPFLDWLPLRETPLEALSPSAELLAVMLGLLVPCLLGYCVIRHIGRRVAFSLATVVAGVSVTALSSALSYGPAHAWEWLGTPARVGVWAGMAVALMLAGLPRRASAAVLLLLLMLHLNILNQAPTSAYFADTLQAWEQGRFIRFYGLGQWLGWLWPYATLVYVVQRVARRDRDPAEGHADTPVRIGS from the coding sequence GTGCACAAGACATCCGCCTGGCCCCTGGCGCTGATCTACGCGGCCCTCGTGGTCTTCGCCAGCCTGTTCCCCTTCGACGGATGGCGCGAGCAGGGCATCTCGCCATGGGTGTTCCTCACCGCCCGCATCCCCCCGCCGTACTGGACGTGGTTCGACGTCAACATCAACATCGCCGGCTATGCGCCATTCGGCTTCCTGCTGGCGCTGGCCCTGCTGCGCACCGGCTGGCCGCGCTCTGCGGTGCCCGTGGCCGCGCTGGCGGGCGCGCTGCTCTCGATGCTGATGGAGTTCCTGCAGATCTACCTGCCGCGGCGCGTGCCCTCCAACATGGACCTGATGCTGAACGCGCTCGGCACGCTGGGCGGCGCGCTGCTGGCGGCGCTGCTGGAGCGGCTGGGCGCGCTGGCCCGCTGGAGCCGGCTGCGGGCGCGGTGGTTCGTCGCCGACGCCAGCGGGGCGCTGGCCTTGCTCGCGCTGTGGCCGGTGGCACTGCTGTTTCCCGCCGCCGTGCCGTTCGGGCTGGGCCAGATGTGGGAGCGCCTCGAGATCGCGCTGGAAGACCTGCTGGCCGACACCCCGTTCCTGGACTGGCTGCCGCTGCGCGAAACGCCGCTGGAAGCCCTGTCGCCCAGTGCCGAACTGCTGGCCGTGATGCTGGGCCTGCTCGTGCCCTGCCTGCTGGGCTACTGCGTGATCCGCCACATCGGCCGCCGCGTGGCGTTCTCGCTGGCCACGGTGGTGGCGGGCGTGTCGGTGACCGCGCTGTCCTCCGCGCTCAGCTACGGCCCGGCGCATGCCTGGGAGTGGCTCGGCACCCCGGCCCGCGTGGGCGTGTGGGCCGGCATGGCCGTCGCGCTGATGCTGGCCGGCCTGCCCCGCCGCGCCAGCGCCGCCGTGCTGCTATTGCTGCTGATGCTGCACCTGAACATCCTCAACCAGGCGCCCACCAGCGCCTATTTCGCCGACACCCTGCAGGCCTGGGAGCAGGGCCGCTTCATCCGCTTCTACGGCCTGGGCCAATGGCTGGGCTGGCTCTGGCCCTACGCCACCCTGGTCTATGTGGTGCAGCGCGTGGCCCGGCGC
- a CDS encoding CopD family protein: MLWVKAFHIVFVASWFAGLFYLPRIFVNLAMVAPGSAAERDRLLLMARKLLRFTTFLAVPAIALGLWLYLGYGIGRGPGNGWMHAKLLVVVLAVGYHHACGVLLRKLASGQSRRSHRWFRWFNEVPVLLLVAAVVLVVVKPF; the protein is encoded by the coding sequence ATGCTCTGGGTCAAAGCCTTTCACATCGTCTTCGTGGCCAGCTGGTTCGCCGGCCTGTTCTACCTGCCTCGGATCTTCGTCAACCTGGCCATGGTGGCACCGGGCTCGGCCGCCGAGCGCGACCGGCTCCTGCTCATGGCGCGCAAGCTGCTGCGCTTTACCACCTTCCTGGCCGTGCCGGCCATCGCGCTGGGGCTGTGGCTCTACCTGGGGTACGGCATCGGACGCGGGCCGGGCAACGGCTGGATGCACGCCAAGCTCCTGGTCGTGGTGCTCGCCGTGGGCTACCACCATGCCTGCGGCGTGCTGCTGCGCAAGCTGGCCAGCGGCCAGAGCCGGCGCAGCCACCGCTGGTTCCGCTGGTTCAACGAAGTGCCGGTGCTGCTGCTGGTGGCCGCGGTGGTGCTGGTCGTCGTCAAACCCTTCTGA
- the hemB gene encoding porphobilinogen synthase — translation MHLSSPTPFPQNRPRRLRRDAFTRNLVREHAVTPHDLIYPVFVHEGQGRSEAIASMPGVERLSLNLLLPVAEDCVKLGIPVLALFPAIDPALKAPDGKEALNPEGLIPRVVRALKKEFPALGVMTDVALDPYTSHGQDGVLDATGYIINDETVEILTGQALTHAEAGVDIVAPSDMMDGRIGAIREALEVQGHIHTRIMAYSAKYASAFYGPFRDAVGTRGALGKADKNMYQMDPGNTDEALREVALDIAEGADMVMVKPGMPYLDVVRRVKDEFRVPTFAYQVSGEYAMLKAAAANGWLDHDAVMMESLLAFKRAGADGVLTYFARDAARLLQK, via the coding sequence ATGCATCTGTCCAGCCCCACCCCCTTCCCCCAGAACCGCCCGCGCCGCCTGCGCCGCGATGCCTTCACCCGCAACCTCGTGCGCGAGCATGCCGTCACGCCGCACGATCTGATCTACCCCGTGTTCGTTCACGAAGGCCAGGGCCGCAGCGAGGCCATCGCGTCGATGCCGGGCGTGGAGCGCCTGAGCCTGAACCTCCTGCTGCCGGTGGCCGAGGATTGCGTGAAGCTGGGCATTCCGGTGCTAGCGCTGTTTCCGGCCATCGACCCCGCGCTCAAGGCGCCGGACGGCAAGGAGGCGCTCAACCCCGAGGGCCTGATTCCCCGCGTGGTGCGGGCGCTCAAGAAGGAATTCCCCGCGCTGGGCGTGATGACCGACGTGGCGCTGGACCCCTATACGAGCCACGGCCAGGACGGCGTGCTCGATGCCACCGGCTACATCATCAACGACGAAACGGTGGAGATCCTCACCGGCCAGGCGCTCACGCATGCCGAGGCGGGCGTGGACATCGTGGCGCCCAGCGACATGATGGACGGGCGCATCGGTGCGATCCGCGAGGCGCTCGAAGTGCAGGGCCACATCCACACGCGCATCATGGCCTACAGCGCCAAGTACGCGAGCGCCTTCTACGGCCCGTTCCGCGATGCCGTGGGCACGCGCGGCGCCCTGGGCAAGGCCGACAAGAACATGTACCAGATGGACCCGGGCAACACCGACGAGGCGCTGCGCGAGGTGGCCCTCGATATCGCCGAAGGCGCCGACATGGTGATGGTCAAGCCCGGCATGCCGTACCTGGACGTGGTGCGCCGCGTGAAGGACGAGTTCCGCGTGCCCACCTTCGCCTACCAGGTGAGCGGCGAGTACGCCATGCTCAAGGCCGCGGCCGCCAACGGCTGGCTCGACCACGACGCGGTGATGATGGAAAGCCTGCTGGCCTTCAAGCGCGCCGGCGCCGACGGCGTGCTGACGTATTTCGCCCGCGACGCGGCGCGGCTGCTGCAAAAGTAA
- a CDS encoding magnesium transporter CorA family protein → MRIFHIHQGNATELAALPSQPPAAGFYWISCTRAAFGEQLGLQQAQLQATTGLQLVDLHVSDLLNAQLPSHYDYTSQYDLLVFRRLAAAGPGAAPASAAGAATAASPQAAPPAAPGRMTGPPVLRRIDTSPVGFAVFDQVLLSVHPADCAVRDAYAARLLATARGEARGDAPRDHRPPGSSPVARLPTSPADLMMRVVNLIVDGYLDLRRELSRQLDHWQAELLKPRARFANWSALLEARLALHQLDEICEDQNTAVQDWIDAVETWPEPETPALQRELDLLKVRSRDVLEHIERVVHHVRRLEQSTETAVQMHFSVQSNRTNDIMRTLTALTAVFLPLNLIAGIFGMNFEFIPLVHKQDGFWWAMGSMTVIAVALIALFWRKRYLARTGHH, encoded by the coding sequence ATGCGCATCTTTCACATCCACCAGGGCAACGCCACCGAACTGGCCGCCCTGCCCTCCCAGCCCCCGGCCGCCGGCTTTTACTGGATCTCGTGCACCCGCGCGGCTTTCGGCGAGCAGCTGGGCCTGCAGCAGGCCCAGCTGCAGGCCACCACCGGCCTGCAGCTGGTGGACCTGCACGTGTCCGATCTGCTGAACGCGCAGCTGCCATCGCACTACGACTACACCTCGCAATACGACCTGCTGGTGTTCCGCCGCCTGGCGGCCGCCGGCCCGGGCGCGGCACCGGCCAGCGCAGCCGGCGCGGCCACCGCAGCAAGCCCGCAGGCCGCGCCTCCCGCCGCGCCGGGCCGCATGACGGGCCCACCGGTGCTGCGCCGCATCGACACCAGCCCTGTGGGATTCGCCGTGTTCGACCAGGTGCTGCTGTCGGTGCACCCGGCCGACTGCGCGGTGCGCGATGCCTATGCGGCGCGGCTGCTGGCCACCGCGCGGGGGGAGGCCCGGGGCGATGCGCCGCGCGACCACCGGCCGCCGGGCTCCTCGCCCGTGGCGCGCCTGCCGACCTCGCCCGCCGATCTGATGATGCGCGTGGTCAACCTCATCGTGGACGGCTACCTGGACCTGCGCCGGGAGCTGAGCCGGCAGCTCGACCACTGGCAGGCCGAGCTGCTCAAGCCCCGGGCGCGCTTCGCCAACTGGAGCGCGCTGCTGGAGGCCCGGCTGGCGCTGCACCAGCTCGACGAAATCTGCGAAGACCAGAACACCGCCGTGCAGGACTGGATCGATGCGGTGGAGACCTGGCCCGAGCCCGAAACCCCGGCGCTGCAGCGCGAACTGGACCTGCTCAAGGTGCGCAGCCGGGACGTGCTGGAGCACATCGAGCGCGTGGTGCACCACGTGCGCCGGCTGGAGCAGAGCACCGAGACGGCGGTGCAGATGCATTTCAGCGTGCAGAGCAACCGCACCAACGACATCATGCGCACGCTCACGGCGCTCACCGCCGTGTTCCTGCCGCTGAACCTCATCGCGGGCATCTTCGGCATGAACTTCGAGTTCATTCCGCTGGTGCACAAGCAGGACGGCTTCTGGTGGGCGATGGGCTCGATGACGGTGATCGCGGTGGCGCTGATCGCGCTGTTCTGGCGCAAGCGTTACCTCGCCCGCACGGGCCACCACTGA
- a CDS encoding ABC transporter permease produces the protein MRPPLALRPYTAAFVSRFLQMLQYRTAALAGFGTQCWWGGIKVMVLAAFYGGAGASGVPMPLQQAITYTWLAQGLLALLPWSGDPEVAQSVRTGAVAYDRLRPVDAYGLWFARSAGWIAARVLLSTALVMLLNVAATAALNERGINALAVPAVVVLSGNLLPLPLLPDAWQWALIAQPLAGLLDIPSRIHSGHWSGWQAVGGLALQAFWIAVLVALGRLAMRRTLRHLEIQGG, from the coding sequence ATGAGGCCACCGCTGGCGCTGCGGCCCTACACCGCCGCGTTCGTCTCGCGCTTCCTGCAGATGCTGCAGTACCGCACGGCGGCGCTCGCCGGCTTCGGCACGCAGTGCTGGTGGGGCGGCATCAAGGTGATGGTGCTGGCCGCGTTCTACGGGGGCGCCGGCGCCTCGGGCGTGCCCATGCCGCTGCAGCAGGCCATCACCTACACCTGGCTGGCGCAGGGGCTGCTGGCGCTGCTGCCGTGGTCGGGCGACCCGGAGGTGGCGCAGTCCGTGCGCACGGGCGCGGTGGCGTACGACCGGCTTCGGCCGGTGGACGCCTACGGCCTGTGGTTCGCGCGCAGCGCCGGCTGGATCGCCGCGCGGGTGCTGCTGTCCACCGCACTGGTGATGCTGCTGAACGTGGCGGCCACGGCGGCGCTCAACGAGCGCGGCATCAACGCGCTGGCCGTGCCGGCGGTGGTGGTGCTGTCGGGCAACCTGCTGCCGCTGCCCCTGCTGCCCGATGCGTGGCAGTGGGCGCTGATCGCGCAGCCGCTGGCGGGGCTGCTGGACATTCCGTCGCGCATCCATTCAGGGCACTGGTCCGGCTGGCAGGCCGTGGGCGGGCTGGCCCTGCAGGCCTTCTGGATCGCCGTGCTGGTGGCGCTGGGCCGTCTGGCGATGCGGCGCACGCTGCGCCACCTCGAAATCCAGGGCGGCTGA
- a CDS encoding MarR family winged helix-turn-helix transcriptional regulator: MIDAQKTDASRLPPAPLTVAGIPFLVEESIGYQMRRIVCIVASEIERRMEPLGLTDAQWKPLLRLYLNHENTVAGLARLCQLDAGGMTRLLDRLEAKGLCSRTRSVEDRRVVHIELTPEGHAAAAQIPDILGNVQQVCAQGFQPAEYRQLQDFLQRIHGNLQTLGAAADTATPRPS; encoded by the coding sequence ATGATCGACGCCCAAAAAACCGATGCCAGCCGCCTGCCGCCCGCCCCGCTCACCGTGGCGGGCATTCCGTTTCTGGTGGAAGAAAGCATCGGCTACCAGATGCGTCGCATCGTGTGCATCGTCGCCAGCGAGATCGAGCGCCGCATGGAGCCCCTGGGCCTGACCGATGCGCAATGGAAACCGCTGCTGCGCCTGTACCTGAACCACGAGAACACGGTCGCGGGCCTGGCGCGGCTGTGCCAGCTCGACGCCGGCGGCATGACCCGCCTGCTCGACCGGCTGGAGGCCAAGGGCCTGTGCTCCCGCACGCGCTCGGTGGAAGACCGCCGGGTCGTGCACATCGAACTCACGCCCGAAGGGCATGCGGCAGCCGCGCAGATCCCCGACATCCTGGGCAACGTGCAGCAGGTGTGCGCCCAGGGCTTCCAGCCGGCCGAGTACCGCCAATTGCAGGACTTCCTGCAACGCATCCACGGCAACCTGCAGACGCTGGGGGCGGCGGCCGACACCGCCACGCCCCGCCCATCCTGA
- a CDS encoding efflux transporter outer membrane subunit, producing MNATFPSTPAAADAASARDAAAPDTPSSLRGALQYFATLAIALAALPGLTACADMSGIAPHAQMRDAASLGLAAPAAGAAAQKSFAEATLPTDWWLGFGDGQLDALIDRALATNPNLKLTEARIARAQAFIETARAADGPQLNGSLDVNRQLYSANGPYPPPLAGSVLNSGTARLSGSWEIDFFGKNRAALESALGSANAAQADAQAARLLLASNVTRSYFQLARLKAQLGVAERTLAQRNETLRLVRDRVDAGLDTLLERRQSEGGLPEARQQIEAIQEQIALTRNALGALVGQPNAANALDFPALDAIHSIAIPSTLPADLLGRRPDVAAARWRVEAATQDVAVAKAQFYPNVNLTAFLGLSSIGLDRFAEAGSKEWGIGPAIRLPIFDSGRLRANLRGKAADVDAAVESYNAALLDAVHDAADQLASARSIDRQQAEQRHAQEAAEAAYDIARQRYQTGLGNYLNVLTAETAVLLQRRQAVDLEARRLDTQVALIRALGGGYAATTPGAAGAVATAAPAAATAAH from the coding sequence ATGAACGCCACCTTTCCCTCCACGCCCGCCGCAGCCGATGCGGCCTCGGCCCGCGACGCCGCGGCGCCCGACACCCCCAGCTCGCTGCGCGGCGCGCTGCAATATTTCGCCACGCTGGCCATCGCGCTGGCAGCCCTGCCGGGCCTCACGGCCTGCGCCGACATGTCCGGCATCGCGCCGCACGCGCAGATGCGCGATGCCGCCTCGCTCGGCCTCGCGGCGCCGGCCGCCGGTGCCGCGGCGCAGAAGTCCTTCGCCGAAGCCACGCTGCCCACGGACTGGTGGCTGGGCTTCGGCGACGGCCAGCTCGATGCGCTCATCGACCGCGCCCTGGCCACCAACCCCAACCTGAAGCTCACCGAGGCGCGCATCGCCCGCGCCCAGGCCTTCATCGAGACCGCCCGCGCGGCCGACGGCCCGCAGCTCAACGGCAGCCTGGACGTGAACCGGCAGCTCTACAGCGCCAACGGCCCCTACCCGCCGCCGCTGGCTGGCAGCGTGCTCAACAGCGGCACGGCGCGCCTGTCGGGCAGCTGGGAGATCGACTTCTTCGGCAAGAACCGCGCCGCGCTCGAATCCGCCCTGGGCAGCGCCAATGCCGCGCAGGCCGACGCCCAGGCCGCGCGCCTGCTGCTGGCCAGCAACGTGACGCGCAGCTATTTCCAGCTGGCGCGCCTGAAGGCCCAGCTGGGCGTGGCTGAACGCACGCTGGCCCAGCGCAACGAAACGCTGCGCCTGGTGCGCGACCGCGTGGATGCGGGCCTGGACACCCTGCTGGAGCGGCGCCAGAGCGAAGGCGGCCTGCCCGAGGCGCGCCAGCAGATCGAGGCGATCCAGGAGCAGATCGCCCTCACCCGCAATGCCCTGGGCGCGCTGGTGGGTCAGCCAAATGCCGCGAACGCCCTAGATTTTCCTGCCCTGGATGCTATTCATTCGATAGCAATCCCCAGCACGCTGCCAGCCGACCTGCTGGGCCGGCGGCCCGACGTGGCCGCCGCGCGCTGGCGCGTGGAGGCCGCCACCCAGGACGTGGCCGTGGCCAAGGCGCAGTTCTATCCGAACGTGAACCTGACGGCCTTCCTGGGCCTGTCGTCGATCGGGCTGGACCGCTTCGCCGAGGCCGGCAGCAAGGAGTGGGGCATCGGCCCGGCGATCCGCCTGCCGATCTTCGACTCGGGCCGCCTGCGCGCCAACCTGCGCGGCAAGGCCGCCGACGTGGATGCGGCGGTCGAGAGCTACAACGCCGCGCTGCTGGATGCCGTGCATGACGCGGCCGACCAGCTCGCCTCGGCCCGCTCCATCGACCGCCAGCAGGCCGAGCAGCGCCATGCCCAGGAGGCCGCCGAGGCCGCCTACGACATCGCCCGCCAGCGCTACCAGACGGGCCTGGGCAACTACCTGAACGTGCTCACCGCCGAGACGGCCGTGCTGCTACAGCGCCGCCAGGCCGTGGACCTGGAGGCACGCCGCCTGGACACCCAGGTCGCGCTCATCCGCGCCCTGGGCGGTGGCTACGCCGCCACCACGCCCGGCGCCGCGGGTGCCGTGGCCACAGCGGCCCCTGCCGCTGCCACCGCCGCGCACTGA
- a CDS encoding HlyD family secretion protein, which yields MNAPQTPATTPADPGAAKARRRKALISLAAVVVVAGGAWGVYDWLVASHYEDTDNAYVQGNVIQITPQTGGTVMSILADDTDFVKAGAALVKLDPADASVALEQAEAGLAQAVRQARTLYANNGSLNAQISLRQADVAKARSDIARATDDLRRRQALSGNGAVSKEELNHAQSQLDAARTALAAAEAGVVSAREQLASNQSLTQGISVDQNPNVLAAAGKVREAYLAARRTDLPAPVDGYVARRTVQLGQRVAAGTPLMTVVPLNQVWVDANFKENQLRNLRLGQPARLTADLYGKKVEYTGTIAGMGVGTGSAFALLPAQNATGNWIKVVQRVPVHIAIDTEQLRTHPLRVGLSMDVKVDTQDRSGHLLADAPRTQAVAQTAVYDDLDKGAGADVARIIAANAGPGYKPTLAAAPAKGASQVAMAPATTASH from the coding sequence ATGAACGCACCGCAAACCCCCGCCACCACGCCCGCAGACCCCGGCGCCGCCAAGGCCCGCCGCCGCAAGGCCCTGATCTCGCTCGCCGCCGTCGTGGTGGTGGCGGGCGGCGCCTGGGGCGTGTACGACTGGCTGGTGGCCAGCCACTACGAAGACACCGACAACGCCTACGTGCAGGGCAATGTCATCCAGATCACGCCGCAGACGGGCGGCACCGTGATGTCCATCCTGGCCGACGACACCGACTTCGTGAAGGCCGGCGCCGCGCTGGTCAAGCTCGACCCCGCGGATGCCAGCGTGGCGCTGGAGCAGGCCGAGGCGGGCCTGGCCCAGGCGGTGCGTCAGGCGCGCACGCTCTATGCCAACAACGGCTCGCTCAACGCGCAGATCAGCCTGCGCCAGGCGGACGTGGCCAAGGCCCGCTCCGATATCGCCCGCGCCACCGACGACCTGCGCCGCCGCCAGGCCCTGTCGGGCAACGGCGCCGTGTCCAAGGAAGAGTTGAACCACGCCCAGAGCCAGCTCGACGCGGCCCGTACCGCGCTGGCCGCGGCCGAGGCCGGCGTGGTGTCAGCGCGCGAGCAGCTCGCCAGCAACCAGTCGCTCACCCAGGGCATCTCGGTGGACCAGAACCCCAACGTGCTGGCCGCCGCCGGCAAGGTGCGCGAGGCCTACCTGGCCGCCCGCCGCACCGACCTGCCCGCCCCCGTGGACGGCTACGTGGCGCGCCGCACCGTGCAGCTGGGCCAGCGCGTGGCCGCCGGCACGCCGCTCATGACCGTGGTGCCGCTCAACCAAGTGTGGGTGGATGCGAACTTCAAGGAAAACCAGCTGCGCAACCTGCGCCTGGGCCAGCCCGCCAGGCTCACGGCCGACCTGTACGGCAAGAAGGTGGAGTACACCGGCACCATCGCCGGCATGGGCGTGGGCACGGGCTCGGCCTTCGCGCTGCTGCCCGCGCAGAACGCCACCGGCAACTGGATCAAGGTGGTGCAGCGCGTGCCGGTGCACATCGCGATCGACACCGAGCAATTGCGCACCCACCCGCTGCGCGTGGGGCTGTCCATGGACGTGAAGGTGGACACGCAGGACCGCAGCGGCCACCTGCTGGCCGACGCGCCGCGCACCCAGGCCGTGGCGCAGACCGCGGTGTACGACGACCTGGACAAGGGCGCCGGTGCCGACGTGGCCCGCATCATCGCGGCCAACGCCGGCCCGGGCTACAAGCCCACGCTGGCCGCCGCGCCGGCCAAGGGCGCGTCGCAGGTCGCCATGGCGCCGGCCACGACCGCGTCGCACTGA
- a CDS encoding DHA2 family efflux MFS transporter permease subunit, producing the protein MSSPNTPAPQAPPPLEGSARMWGTLALSAATFMNVLDTSIANVSLPAIAGDLGVSPTQGTWVITSFAVANAIAVPLTGWLSQRFGQVRLFVASVTLFVIASLLCGIAPNMATLIAFRALQGFVAGPMIPLSQSLLLSSYPKALAGLAMAMWSMTTLVAPVMGPLLGGWITDNMSWPWIFYINVPVGIMAVLVTWSIFHKRESERRALPIDSIGLALLVIWVAAMQVMLDIGKEHDWFASPWVVACGVVAVVGFAAFMIWERGEPHPVVDLTLFRIRNFWAGALATSVGYGLFFGNVVLLPLWLQQYMGYTATQAGEVLAPVGLLALVLSPVVGKNIAKVDPRRFATFAFLVFALVLWMRSRFNTQADLTTIMVPTIIQGIAMAFFFIPLVTITLSEITPARIPSASGLSNFMRITAGAIGTSVSTTLWERRATLHHAQLTEGLQQGGVAVTQTLQGLQAGGLTPEQALAQVERMVNQQAFMLAANDIFYASAVLFLLLIPLVWLAHPVRPSAGSADAAAGAH; encoded by the coding sequence ATGTCTTCCCCCAACACCCCTGCGCCCCAGGCGCCGCCGCCCCTCGAAGGCAGCGCGCGCATGTGGGGCACGCTGGCCCTCTCGGCCGCGACGTTCATGAACGTGCTGGACACGTCCATCGCCAACGTGTCCCTGCCCGCCATCGCGGGCGACCTGGGCGTGAGCCCCACGCAAGGCACCTGGGTCATCACCAGCTTCGCGGTGGCCAATGCCATCGCGGTGCCGCTGACGGGCTGGCTGTCGCAGCGCTTCGGGCAGGTGCGCCTGTTCGTGGCCAGCGTGACGCTGTTCGTGATCGCCTCGCTGCTGTGCGGCATCGCACCCAACATGGCCACGCTGATCGCCTTCCGCGCGCTGCAGGGCTTCGTGGCCGGGCCGATGATTCCGCTGTCGCAGTCGCTGCTGCTGTCCAGCTACCCGAAGGCGCTGGCCGGGCTGGCGATGGCGATGTGGTCGATGACCACGCTCGTCGCGCCGGTGATGGGGCCGCTCCTGGGCGGCTGGATCACCGACAACATGAGCTGGCCGTGGATCTTCTACATCAACGTGCCGGTGGGCATCATGGCCGTGCTGGTCACCTGGAGCATCTTCCACAAGCGCGAATCCGAGCGGCGGGCGCTGCCCATCGACTCCATCGGCCTGGCGCTGCTGGTGATCTGGGTCGCGGCCATGCAGGTGATGCTGGACATCGGCAAGGAGCACGACTGGTTCGCCTCGCCCTGGGTGGTGGCGTGCGGCGTGGTGGCGGTGGTGGGTTTTGCCGCCTTCATGATCTGGGAGCGCGGCGAGCCGCACCCGGTGGTGGACCTCACGCTGTTCCGCATCCGCAACTTCTGGGCCGGCGCGCTGGCCACGTCGGTGGGCTACGGCCTGTTCTTCGGCAACGTGGTGCTGCTGCCGCTGTGGCTGCAGCAGTACATGGGCTACACCGCCACGCAGGCCGGCGAGGTGCTGGCGCCGGTGGGGCTGCTGGCGCTGGTGCTCTCGCCCGTGGTGGGCAAGAACATCGCCAAGGTGGACCCGCGGCGCTTCGCCACCTTCGCGTTCCTGGTGTTCGCGCTGGTGCTGTGGATGCGCTCGCGGTTCAACACCCAGGCCGACCTGACCACGATCATGGTGCCCACGATCATCCAGGGCATCGCCATGGCGTTCTTCTTCATCCCGCTGGTGACGATCACGCTGTCGGAGATCACACCCGCGCGCATTCCGTCGGCCTCGGGGCTGTCGAACTTCATGCGCATCACGGCCGGGGCCATCGGAACCTCGGTCTCGACCACGCTGTGGGAGCGGCGCGCCACGCTGCACCATGCCCAGCTCACCGAAGGGCTGCAGCAGGGCGGCGTGGCCGTCACGCAGACGCTGCAGGGGCTGCAGGCGGGCGGCCTCACGCCCGAGCAGGCGCTGGCGCAGGTGGAACGCATGGTGAACCAGCAGGCCTTCATGCTGGCCGCCAACGACATCTTCTATGCGTCGGCCGTGCTGTTCCTGCTGCTGATTCCGCTGGTCTGGCTGGCCCACCCGGTGCGTCCCAGCGCCGGCAGCGCGGACGCCGCGGCCGGCGCGCACTGA